The sequence below is a genomic window from Mus musculus strain C57BL/6J chromosome 4, GRCm38.p6 C57BL/6J.
GCTGTAATCCTCTATTGCAGGATAGTGCTATTTCCACATCTTAAGCAGAAATGGCACAGGAGATATTTTCTAAATATCTACTTAACCACAGACCCTCTCCAGGAATAGAGGACacaccagaacacacacacacacacacacacacacacacacacacacacacagagagagagagagagagagagagagagagagagagaccataaaTTTAGGGGTCTACATGTCAAAGGAGGAGGCTAGAACATGCAGGAGAACAAAAATGAGGAGGTGGTTTCAAATGTGGGTATCACAGGGATGGAACAAAGAGTTATTCAATGTTTCTGATCAatctctcaaacaaagtcctaAATTGAACCAAGATGAGCTTTGTACTAATTTTAATGGATCTGTATACTACTATAGGTCATAATTTATCTCCTTAGGAATGCAAACCTATGAGCATATTAATAATCCAGGTCTGGATCTGCAAGCATACCACCATAGCAATGCTCATTTCAGATTCAATCATCCAAAAGTCCCTGGTTTATCCACACTGTTTAAAATTCAATGCTATAGAAAGTAAACCATAAATTCCAACCAAATCTTGATATTCAGGAATTTGGGAATAACGTCTAGCCTTGTCCAGGCAGAGCTGGCCAAGGTTACCTCAGAAGAATAAAGAATAGCAAAATACAGATGTCATTATTACCATGTCCAACAGGACAGCTGCTACTTCTGGGACTGTAGTGGGAAATGCTGGGCTCTTGTCACACTGCTTAACACCTGGGTTCCTCTTACAGACTGTTACCACAATCTGTGCAGTTTCCTGGCCCAGCAGACGGATTCAGTGGTGCTATCAGTGGGGTGAGTGGCCTGAGACAATTGGTAGTTTATATATGTGGGTGTGAATTTTGGGGTACAGATTTGGGTGACTCTAGACCACAGAAAAGGGTCCTGACCTCAGATACTCTCTTGTAAATGTTTCCCTGAACATGTCCACCCCACTTTCAAAAGAGTAGAAGTCTTGAAATATATGTATTCCTAGGAAGTACATCGGTATATTGTAACAGAAGAAATGTAAAACTAAAGAGTTCTGGGCTCCTATGGAATAATATAGATCCACATTGTAGAGAACCAGGAAGGGCATACCAGGATGGAAAGGAACCCAGGTAGTGTTTTAAAGTCAAAAGTGACACTATGTCTTCTTTCTGATGTTAAATTCATTAAAGTCAAAAGAAAACTTTCTCAGACACTCAGAGACCGACAGCAGCTAGAAATACAGAAAAGAATAACTGACCAATATTGAAATCAAGGTATCTCATTTGGTTGGGTTATGTTGCCTTTGGAAACAGTGGTGCAATTAGACTTGGGAAATGGTCAAGGTTAATTGAAGTAATGACTATTGTTGCCTGATGGTTCTGCTATTTGTTGCAACAATAAAATATCCACTGTGTAGAAACCACTTTGAATGAACGTAGAACATAACTTAAGACCCAACTCTGgtattctgaaaataaaaacctCTTTGAAAGGATGGAAGACAGAGATGAATATTTATCATTGTTTGAGAACAAATACAGTTTAAAGAACTAAATGAGAAAAATTATAAACCACACTGCAAGATTCTGCTACTTCAATAGCTACCACTTCAGTTGCCCTTTCATACCCTGACATCTCTCAGAATGGGTGGCTAGAGCAAATCACTTAGACTCTGTTCCTCTCTGGTGGCATAGGGAGATCTAGTAACACCTTTTCAGACTTCAGAGAGCATCTCTCCTCTGAACTTCCCACAGTGTCTGAACTTCTAATATGGGAACCTACATCTCTGAGATTCCCTCAATGGAACTGGAGAGGAGTGTGCAAGCCCCTGATCTGAAATCTTGAAGGGAATTCCTCAGTGGGGAATTCCAGATACTTAGAGTTCTGATTCATGGGCCAGAGAAGATATACTAAAATAGCAAGTTGAGATGCTCAGCTAGAGAAGAGTTTTAGGACTTCCAGAAGGCTGCTGTGAGTTATGTTGCTGTAACTAGCAGCCATTTATCCCCAGCCTTCCCCCTTACCCACTCTTCCCTCCATCCTTAGCTTCTTCTTGCCCACTCTTCACTGTCCCTCCTCCTAATTTCCCCTTTCTCATTTTTCTCCCCTTCCTGACCTTCCTTTCCTGGACACAACAACCATTGAGTCTAAATGAAGTCTCTGAAACTCTGTTGACTGAGAGTGGTGACATCAATCATCTCTTTggagttcttttcttccaccaggGTGGAAATTGGGTGTAGGTGAGCAACTCTTCCAACTGGTTATTTATGGCTTCATAGTCCTTAGTGTCTGAAGTCACTGGTGGCAGTAGAGAACTAGGAGCCACAACAGGCACCACCACTGTGTTCGTTGCCCTTAAGCTTGCTTCTATTaacgtgtatatgtgtgaaatCACCTCTGCCCCCACGCCTTGACAACACCCATGTTCTAGGGTGTCTAAAACCCGTGGTCCTTAAGGCAGTGGTTCCTCCTTCTGTTGTTCTAATTGCCCACATTATGGCCACTGCTGCCTGTCTTCTTTATCTATTATTATCTTCAAGAGCTGCTATTGTTGCCAATGTGTCTTTGCTTCTGTTATCTGTTGTGATTCTTAAAGCTTCACTTTTCATGCTTCAAGACCACTTTGCAGTTTTTGTGTTAAGGTTTCTAGCTTCCTCCAAGAGGTAGCAATTCCCACTGCCAAGGTGCCCATTGGTCTTTGTGCTTCTGCCACCATTGGACTACATGCTGTCACCGTATGGTGCTCTCTCACCTCTGAACCTGCTCCATTTCTTCCAGTCCTGTGCTCAACATTGCCATCAGTTCTTTCTTCCTGTAACTAGATCATTGCATTCATGAGAATAGTATCATTGTCCCTCTTAGGCTGTTTCAACATTACATCTTCCAGGCTACCAGGGTCTTGGTGGGACAGTGATAGGAAACATCTGGTGAAAGCTGTTTGAAATAGTGGATAGGTTGCTTGCAACTACAACTGCAAGAGCTAGAGTGTCTTAGCTAGTAGCTGCAGTTGTGTAGCTTGTTGCTTCCTCAAGGTATGTATGTTCTTCAAAGTGACCAGGGCTGACACAAGGATAGTCCAGATGAGTGAGTGGTAGTCATTTTCTTACATCAGCCAGGGCACTGGAGAAAAGTCTAAGAATTTTCAATTAGGGAGTCTAATTGTCCCATCCCCTAACAATGACATTTATTTCCAGGAAAATGAAGATTAGAACGTTTATTTACATTAATACCTCATACTATACTAAGTTTATTTACATTAATACCTCATGCTATACTAAGTTATTAGTATAACCAATGTTATTAATATAACATTGATGTAAAAATTAAAGAACAGTGGTTTTGGCAATGCTCAATGGATGCTTGATACAGCAGGGAGAGCTAAAACCCTTCATTTGTCCCACTGGAACCAGCAGAGCTCCAGTCACCATTTCTGAATCTTTGTTGGTTGTTCTGTTTCCTAAGGCAACAGCTTTAAGCTTGCCTGATCCTTTGTGGGGCTTACTCATCTATGGGAATCATAATGTGCATTGGAATGGAAAAtctgtcctttctaactctgatGGGCTCCTCATGTCCACATAGGAAAATGAGGATAGATCTTTACTTGCTAGGGTCATTCTGAGGATTTAATCGGGTTCTTTTTCTAATAAGAGTAGAGGATGTTGTTCAAATGGCCTCCAATGATACATGTGTATATTGCtgtcttgggtttgtttgtttcctcttagGTACCGCAAGCTTCCTGACCACCATTACCCTTGTATTTCTAAGGATTGCCTAAATGCCTCCATTCACTTCTTGAAGAATCTAATGACCTATGGGGTAGACCCTTCCCGGGTGGTAGCCTGTGGAGAAAGTATTGGAGGTGGGACTGTGGCCTTAGTTACCCAGGCATTGGTCAGCTTCCCAAGTCTCCCCCACATCCGTGCTCAAGTGCTCATTACTCCAAGTATGCAGGCGATCAATTTCCGCTTACCATcacatcagcaaaaccaaaatgtCCCATTCCTCACCAGAGACATACTCACAATAGCTGTGTGTAAATATCTGGACATTGACTTATCTTGGAAAGATGCACTGTTTAATGGTACTTATATGCATCCAGACACCTGGGAGAAGTATAGAAAATGGCTCAGCTCTGATAACATTCCTAGAAGGTTCAAGAATAAAAGCCTCCTGCCCGAGTTTTCAAGACCTTTCAATGAGGCTGCCTTTCTGGAAATCAGACATAATTCTGGTTTAGAGGTTTCACCTATCCTAGTAGATGACAAGATCATTGCTCAGGTTCCAGAAGCATTCCTAGTGACCTGTGAGAATGACCCCCTGCGTGATGATGCCTTGCTCTACAAGAAGCGCTTAGAAGACCAAGGCGTCCCTGTAACCTGGTACCATGTGGAAGATGGCTTTCATGGATGCATCCTTTTGTTTGATAAACAGCCTTTCTCTTTTCCCTGCTCCATAAAAATTGCAAATGCTGTTGCCAGTTACATAAAGGGCATATGACAGTCACCTTTGGCTTAGAGCATGGAACAAGATAATAACTGCCTCTTCTGGTTTTTTTCCTAGTTTAGTTTCACTGGGTAAGGAGATGCTGAAGCAATTCATGATTCAAGAAGGAAAAACTAGGTGGAAGTAAGAACTGTTAGCTtttccgggcgtggtggcacatgcctttaatcccagcactcgggaggcagagacaggcggatttctgagtttgaggccagcctggtctacaaagttagttccaggacagccagggctatacagagaaaccctgtctcgaaaaaccagaagaagaagaagaagaagaagaagaaggaggaggaggaggaggaggaggaggaggaggaggaggaggaggaggaggaggaggaggaggagaagaagaagaagaagaagaagaagaagaagaagaagaagaagaagaagaattagaagaagaagaagaagaagaagaagaattagaagaagaagaagaagaagaataagaataagaataagaataagaataagaataagaataagaagaagaataagaattagaagaagaagaagaagaactgttAGCTTTTTATTTAAGAAAGACTGGACTGTGTGTTTTATTCCAGAGCCAACAACATCCAGTGTAGCAATGCTTTCTCCTGTCTCATTCGCTTGAAATAAATGTCAAAGTTTAAAAAAGTCTGTCAAATTTTCTGTAAGACTTCTctaagaggttgtgtagaataaATTCCATCATCTAGTCACACCATTACTGGTTAATCTGTACCCATGATGACACGGAGAAAGGATCGTtcttagtggtttttttttcctgaggccaAAGTCACATGATCACTTGTACTCAATTTGTGACAATTTCCTCAATCTATCCTGATGTTATTTCACAGACCCCCTTCTAGTACAATGACTCTTATGCTGAATTATGAGTTGACATCAATGTGGGAATTTAAGAAACAGAGATGAAAAGTCAATGAGAGAGGACTAAAAACGATGAGTGACCTCTGGGATGCCatgttttttttccagagatCACATTATTCAGTGAAATTTCTAAATCAGACCCTGGTCTACCATGAGATGTGTTCTCTGAGTCACAGCTATGATGTAAGTGTTTGAGGTCACCTGGTGTTTAGAAGGTATGTCACTAGGTGAGGATGGTGCTAAATTCACATGTCATTCCAAGTTTCACAAGGGCAATTGCCTTTGCttaacccatacacacacaccctctctctctcagttgaCAGGGAATTTGAAGGAATTCTCTCCGCTGCATGTTGGGAATCATCCAGAGTAAGGTTGTTGTTTAACAGGTTCATGTCTAGTAAATTAGCCAAATGGCAATTAATCCAAACCCTACTTTCAAAATAATGAATTAATAAGGACTCTGGCTCCATCTTCTATGGTAACCAGCCTTGTCTTAGTTGTAGCACCCTCAGGTGTGAATGATGGAGGAATGAGGTCTTGTTTGCATCCTGAATACTTGTGACTAGGGAAAGTATCAAAACAGAGGATGGAACTGAGATCCTGGGAGCACAGCTTATAGATGAATCCATGGCTTATATATCCCTAGTTCTGAAGGGAGgtgtttcatatttatttttataacaatgCCAACATAAATGTGTAGCTTAATAATACATATTCATTGTACCATGGGTTCCATAGGTCAGGAGTTTTGACATGGGCTGGCTGAATTTTTGGATTATGACATCCATAGGGCTGTTATAAGGTAGTGAGTGGGCTGACATTTTTTCTCTTGTGAAATGGATCTCTATCTGTGTACAGTGAGGTTATAAGGCAGACCTTAGTCCCCTCAGGTGGTACTGTGGTCATGCTCATTTTATGGATGTGGAAGGGGATACCCTAAATGTCAAGCACCTCACCAGGGTCACATAAACAATGAGGATATAAGGTCAACTGTCTGTATCCAATGTCCTCCAGTTGAATCCCACGTccagatggcacacaccttttgaTATTTTGGACACCTCACTAGATTTGGAGATAATTCTACCAACTGAACAGACTGTCCTCAGTTTTTCTCCCTATGGCCACCTTTGTCATTCTAGTCCTCTAATCCATGTTCAGCTAagtgaagatgttccaactggacacatgctccactatgttcatagcagccttatttataatagccagaagctggaaagaacccagatgccccaacagaggaatggatacaaaaaatgtggtacatttacacaatggagtactactcagctattaaaaaggatgaatctatgaaattcctaggcaagtggttggacctggagggcatcatcctgagtgaggtaacccaatcacaaaagaactcaaatgatatgtactcactgataagtggatattagcccagaaacttagaatacccaagatataagatacaatttgcaaaacacatgaaactcaagaagagcgaagaccaaagtgtggacactttgccccttcttagaattgggaacaaaacacccatggaaggagttacagagacaaggtttggagctgagacaaaaggatggaccatctagagactgtcatatccagggatccatcccataatcagcctccaaacgctgacaccattgcatacactagaaagattttgctgaaaggacccagatagagctgtctcttgtgagactatgctggggcctagaaaacacagaagtggatgctcacagtcagctattggatggaccacagggccctcaatggaggagctagagaaagtagccaaggagctaaagggatctgcaagcctataggtggaacaacattatgaactaaccagtaccccggacctcttgactctagctgcatatgtatcaaaagatggcctagtcggcgatcactggaaagagaggcccattggtcgtgcaaactttatatgccccagtacagaggaatgccagggccaaaaagtgggagtgggtgggtaggggagggtatgggggacttttgggatagcactggaaatgtcaatgaggaaaatacctaataaaaatataaaaaaagaatattttccttaaataaaaatgtaatccaTTAGTAACTGGGGTAAAAGAGATGCTGCTATGGGAGACTCAAAATGATGAGCTGTGCTTTACACTTAGCATGGAAGGATGGATTGAAATAATAAAGTATAACTCCTTGCTATTTTTGTTACTTTTGTATTGCTATGACAAGATACTGACCCAACAACTCAGGAAGGATTTATTGGCTACATGGTTTAGGAAAGATTTCATTACATGATGGTTACACAGGCAAAGTGGAGTTTACAGCAattggaagcttctctgatgagaaatGGAAAGGCCATGAGAGAAgatgaggggagaggaagggactttgagagaggagggaggagaagctcTGATTTGTGGGGTAGTGAAAGggagcctgttttggttgaatgaggcttgctcgggagacccagtagaaaactctacaagaaaTGAAACAGTGatccacattcccagagacaggtgcctgacaccacagagcccccaactccataattcttaTCAGTCACACAGATAAAGCTCTAAGCTCCTAGCATTCTGACTAGACTccacctccacagttacctgactatagccaggtatgctcatccccacagttatctggcaagGTAGCCtatcccactataaaaggagctgcttggctccTCTTCACTCTCTTAagttctcacctttcttactctcatctctagctctcctctttctcctttcccccttctctccacatggccatggcctgtctctctatttctatgttctccctgcctttctacaataacactctaaaaccatagactgtctctgctcatcaaggcctcctgtgcttgaatgatgggataggctttcccttAAAGAGTCGCGTATTAGACTATtccaccagaaggccttcctgcactcaGGCCacggacctgaccaaggactcttgcaCACCTGGGAACCACCCggcaccccctctctccctgccctctcctctctttggcTCCAGGGATGGCTGAGCTGCTCCCGGGACCCCACTTTGTTCTCAACTCTTCTGTGGTGTCTACTAGAGGCATCTGCGATGCCCGAGACTGAAAACCTATTATCTTtggcctccatgaggcccagagaaCTCAGACTGTCCCTTGTCCATCCCCTGGCAGGCTGGGTTCAGGGGCTTCCCACAGCTTGACACCCACCCGGGGCCATGTGGAAATCATGAGgcagtcctcctgtgtctgcctgacCAGAGCACTAGAACTCTGGTGGGTCGTGGGTTTTCTCCcgctccctttattcccccatgcccGGTGCCCTACACTGATCAAGATATAAAATaagtacattaattaattaattgattaattaattaatgaaaaaagaatgaagagcTGGAAGATGGAGAAGCGTGGTATAAAATACAGCCTCCTGGACACTACACATGGTAGTAGTGTTATGCACATAAAACCTGCAAGATTTCAAGCCATACAAAAAATTACATATAGATGGGGTGAATGATGTTCACACCCGCCACTTATAAGGAGCTACTGGAATTTTGATAGTTGCTTGATAGAGagaatgattctttttttaacctttcattatttattatattaatctgCTTCCAGTCTTTCCAGttctttttattatcattttacttatttacaatgCAGCCATTGCCCCCATCCCGGTCCTCTCTCCCAAAGTTCtgcatcccattcctcctctttcCACCCCTGTCTCCTAGAAGATGCTTCTCCCCATAAGACCTTCCATCTCTCTGGggcttctctcctctcccactgagtctagactaggcagtcctctgctatatatgtgtcagaggggccttggaccaggtcctatatgcttcctggttggtggctcagagtcTGGGAGTTCTCAGGGTTCAAGGTTAgctaagactgctggtcttcctatggagttgtcctcctcttcagcttcttccagccctaATTTAAACATAGGGGccccgacttcagtccaatggttgggtgtatcAGTATCTGTCTCAGTGAGCTGCTGGTtgggcctctcaaaggacagccgtactaggctcctgtctgtaagcacatcaataatagtgtcatgCCTTGGTGCTTCCCCATAAGATAGATTCCATGTTGGGATGGTCATTGGAccaccattccctcagtctcttctccatttttgtccctgcagttcttttagacaagaaaaaTTCAGGTAAGAAATTTTGACTATGGgctggcaaccctatccctcaacttgagaccctgtctatctactggaggtggatacttccagttctctctctctctctctctctctctctctctctctctctctctctctctctctctctctctctctctctctctctctctctctctctcctgttgggcatttcatctaaggtcactcctaTTGAGTCCTGAAATTCTCTCACTTCCTGAATCTCTGGTACTTTTTAGATGGCCTCCTACCTCCTACCCCTGAGGGtgaatatttccattcattctgctaaCCCTCTGGGCTTCACTCCTGTCCCAACACTTATACCTGAtcatttcccccccccctttcctctccccatcATCTCTCCCACCCAAACTCCTACCTCCCTCTGCTGCCTGTGATTGCTTTCATCTCCCTCCCAATTGGAATTGAAGTATCCTAACTTGGGACCTAGGGACATATGGGTTGATCCCAGTTTCTTGCTACTACAAagaaaactgctatgaacatacaggAGCACATGTCATTTTGGTATTGTGGGgcatcttatgggtatatgcccgagtggtatagctgggtcttcaggtagatctatttccaattttctgaggaacctccagattgatttccagagtggttgtaccagtttgcaatcccaccagcaatggagaagtgtttctctttcactACATCCTTGTCaccatgtgctgtcatctgagttttttattttagacattttaattagtgtaaggtggaatctcagagtagttttgattGTTTTTCCATGCTCTAGTTGATGGCCTCATatccatgtacatatgtgcagcactaactggacttagtggattattaaaacaacaaaacaagaataagaacaagaacaaaatatataaatttaggaAAGGGAAATATTAGGAGGATATGGAGGAAGGAAATAGAGGTATATATGGAAGTATGGTTATCTACAtgtatgaaatgcaaatattgggATTCCAGTTTCATTTGTGGCTAATAAAAATACCACTGTGAAAATGCACTTAACTTCCTTTACCCACTCATCTATTGATAGAAATCTCTTCAGATCCTGTTTTCTAACTCTAAGAATCTGTAGCAATACGATAGTATATACAGATATTAACTAAGAATTCATTGGGTTCTTATTTATtcccattttggttttgttgatattTCTTATAatcattttaacacattttcctAGAATCTCATCTACAGCTATGGCATTTTTGGCCATTATTGGGGAGTTACTAACTTTTGAAAAGGATtgtgtttccttttaaaatttttgtgtttcttttttaaaaactaaaatatttttattttatttttaatttacttttttcactccatattccattttccGCCCCTCCCCATCTACcatccaactgctccacatcccacacctcctcaccATCCCACCCcgcctccatgtggatgcccccaaccccctccccacctgacctataaacttcctggggcctccagtcccttgagggttaagtgcattatctctgaatgaacacagacccagaagtcctatACAGTATGCGTGTTGGGGGCATCATATCATCTGGTATATGCtgactgtttggtggtccagtgtttgagagatcttagggttccaggttaattgatgctgctggtcctcctacaggttgccctcctcctctgccATGGACCAGGCTCAGATGGCCCCGCTCAATCCGTAAGAAACAAGGTTCCTGCAGGTGGGCATGGAGTCAGTGAGAATTgacaaacagacatagacacaagggagtgtgctgtatctgaattTAATGTCACAAAGCGAACACCAgccttatataatacagaaaacaaaggagtagggtgtcacagcaggcaaagtacattgaagtatctgacacaaaacagaggaatgacttcaaaggacTGACAGGAATCAGGCAATGTTCACAGTAAAGgtaaaacagccctgcctagagtcagctaatgacaggtcaggatttcacaccctaa
It includes:
- the Aadacl4 gene encoding arylacetamide deacetylase-like 4, producing the protein MAIPWLVLLVSLSTFYLGVFIWTVIQHFLTVEIPSALKHPVKFRLLHCLMLYIITLGNILEKMKICSMIRFIQFFQDLIVIKKNHNLVVTNMHFGTIPVRLFQPKAVSSEGRRGIIFYHGGGAICGSLDCYHNLCSFLAQQTDSVVLSVGYRKLPDHHYPCISKDCLNASIHFLKNLMTYGVDPSRVVACGESIGGGTVALVTQALVSFPSLPHIRAQVLITPSMQAINFRLPSHQQNQNVPFLTRDILTIAVCKYLDIDLSWKDALFNGTYMHPDTWEKYRKWLSSDNIPRRFKNKSLLPEFSRPFNEAAFLEIRHNSGLEVSPILVDDKIIAQVPEAFLVTCENDPLRDDALLYKKRLEDQGVPVTWYHVEDGFHGCILLFDKQPFSFPCSIKIANAVASYIKGI